A window from uncultured Desulfobacter sp. encodes these proteins:
- the murA gene encoding UDP-N-acetylglucosamine 1-carboxyvinyltransferase: MDKIEINGGRQLKGEVFISGAKNAALPLIASSILVDGITTFENVPRLMDISSILMLLEDLGASCKFEGHTFIVDGSGIDKIEAEYELVRKMRASILVLGPLVARFGQAKVSMPGGCAIGARPVNMHLSGLEALGATISIAGGYIEAKAEGGLIGNEIYFDIPTVTGTENLMMAAVLAQGQTTLRNAAREPEIICLADALNQMGANIQGAGTPIITIDGVTRLHGTTCRVIPDRIETGTFMVAAAATRGDVMIRDCVPDHLGGVISKLKATGATVETFENRILVKGREIIKNIDIKTLPYPGFPTDMQAQFMALMTIAQGNSMIHESIFENRFIHANELLRMGADIKISGGNIANVRGVPHLQGAPVMASDLRASASLVIAGLIAQGTTVISRVYHMDRGYETIEKKFKGLGADIKRISS; the protein is encoded by the coding sequence ATGGATAAAATAGAAATCAATGGGGGCAGGCAGCTAAAAGGAGAAGTCTTTATCAGTGGCGCCAAAAACGCAGCACTTCCACTTATTGCGTCAAGTATTCTTGTGGATGGGATTACCACATTTGAAAATGTTCCCCGACTTATGGACATCTCTTCGATATTAATGCTTCTCGAAGACCTTGGTGCATCATGTAAATTTGAAGGCCACACATTTATAGTTGATGGGTCCGGGATTGATAAAATAGAAGCTGAGTATGAACTGGTCAGAAAGATGCGGGCTTCTATTCTGGTATTAGGTCCACTCGTCGCAAGGTTTGGTCAGGCGAAAGTGTCTATGCCCGGTGGATGTGCCATTGGTGCCCGTCCCGTAAATATGCATCTTTCAGGTCTTGAAGCGCTGGGTGCTACCATTTCAATTGCCGGTGGATATATTGAAGCAAAGGCTGAAGGGGGACTGATCGGAAATGAGATTTACTTTGACATTCCCACGGTGACCGGTACTGAAAACCTTATGATGGCAGCTGTTTTAGCCCAAGGGCAAACCACGTTGAGAAATGCAGCCAGGGAACCTGAAATCATATGTCTGGCTGACGCATTAAATCAGATGGGAGCTAATATCCAAGGTGCCGGTACGCCTATTATCACCATTGACGGGGTTACTCGTCTTCATGGGACGACGTGCCGCGTCATTCCGGATAGAATCGAAACCGGGACGTTTATGGTAGCTGCCGCAGCTACCCGGGGAGATGTGATGATCCGGGACTGTGTACCGGATCATTTAGGCGGTGTTATCAGTAAACTCAAGGCCACTGGTGCCACCGTCGAGACCTTTGAAAACAGAATTCTTGTTAAAGGCAGGGAAATTATCAAAAATATTGATATTAAAACCCTGCCGTATCCTGGATTCCCCACTGATATGCAGGCACAGTTTATGGCATTGATGACCATCGCCCAGGGCAACAGCATGATCCATGAATCTATCTTTGAGAACCGTTTTATCCACGCCAATGAATTGCTGCGTATGGGTGCCGATATTAAAATCTCCGGCGGAAATATTGCCAATGTCCGGGGCGTGCCCCATCTTCAGGGCGCACCTGTTATGGCATCAGACCTTCGTGCCAGTGCCTCCCTTGTGATTGCGGGCTTAATTGCCCAGGGTACCACCGTTATCAGTCGTGTTTATCATATGGACCGGGGCTATGAGACCATTGAAAAGAAATTTAAAGGATTGGGCGCAGATATAAAACGAATTTCATCCTGA